Below is a genomic region from Ammonifex degensii KC4.
CGAAAACGAGTCCGTCTAGGAGCGAGTTGGAAGCCAGGCGGTTGGCCCCGTGCACTCCGGGACAGGCCACTTCCCCGCAGGCGTAAAGCCCCTGCAAGGAAGTTTCACCGTGAAAACCGGTCTTTACCCCACCCATGAAGTAGTGCGCAGCAGGGGCCACCGGTATGCGGTCGCGCGCCAGATCTAGGCCGTAGGCCTTAAGCCGCCGGCTGATGGTGGGAAAGCGGGCGTGCACCCGCTCCGGATCGAGATGCTCCAAAGATATATAGACCACCTTGCTTCCTGTACGCTCGAGCTCCTGGAGGATCGCCCGCACCACTACATCCCGGGGGGCTAGTTCGGCCATGGGATGGTAGCGGGGCATAAACCTTTCTCCCTGAGCATTGAGCAGAATCCCCCCCTCTCCCCTTACCGCCTCGGAAATGAGGAAGCGAGGGGCTCCTTCGAGCAGGAGAACGGTAGGATGGAACTGGACGAACTCCAGGTCCATGACCTCTGCCCCGGCCCGGTAGGCGGCCGCTATGCCGTCCCCCGTAACCACCTCGGGATTGGTCGTATGCTGGTATATCTGCCCCGCTCCGCCGGTGGCCAGAACCACCACCGGCGCCAAGTAAGCCTTCAGCTTCCCTTCCCGGTGGTCCAGGGCCAAAGCTCCCCAGCAGACTCCCTTGGTGACCAGCAGGTCCACCAGGAAGTGGTTCTCCAACACCTTGATCTTGGGATTGGCTCGCACCGTTTCCGAGAGAACGCGCTGGATTTCGGCCCCGGTAGCGTCGCCCATGGCGTGCAGGATGCGCCGGCGGGTGTGCGCTCCTTCGCGTGTGAGGTCGAGCCTACCGTCGGCCCGGTCAAAACGCGCCCCTAGGCGGATGAGTTCCTCCACCCGGGCCGGGCCCTCGGTAACCAGGATCTCCACCGCTGTAGGGTCGCAAAGCCCCGCCCCGGCAGCCAGGGTGTCCTCGTAATGGTAAAGGGGGGAATCGTTTGGACCCACTGCCGCTGCGATCCCCCCCTGAGCGTGCTCGGTGGCGGTATCATCGATGCCCCTTTTGGTGAGAACCACGATGTCCTCCCAAAAGACACTGGCCGCATGCGCCGTGTAAAGACCGGCAATGCCGCTGCCGATCACCAGGAAACCAGTTTCTACCTTCTCCAAATCGTTTAGATCGAAGTTGACTAAGTACCGTTTGGGCATCTAAAAAGCCCCCTATCCTTTAAGGCCCAGCATCCTTTCCACAGTGAGGTAAGCTCGTTCCCTTATCGAACGCGGCACCTCCACCCGGGGTTCAAGCCTCACCAGGGACTCGTAAACCTTGGCCAGCGTGATCTTTTTCATGTCGGGGCACTCCAGACAGGGGGAGGCCAGGTAGAACTGCTTGTCCGGGCAGGCCCGGCGGAGTTGGTGTAAAAGCCCTTCCTCCGTCACCACGATGAACTCCCGGGCCTCGGACTCCCGGGCGTAGCGCAGCATGCCCGAGGTACTGGCCACAGCGTCGGCCAAGTTTATCACCTCGGGGCGGCACTCAGGATGAACCAGAACCTTGGCTTCCGGATGGGCTTCCTTCGCCTTCCAGACGTGCACCGGCGTCACATGCTCGTGCACCCAGCAATATCCTTCCCAAAGGACTATTTCCCGATCCGGATAAAAGCGCTTCACATAAAGCCCCAGGTTGCGATCGGGTATGAAGAGAATGGTCTTCTCCCGGGGAAGCTTTCCCACCACTTCTACCGCGTTGGCCGAAGTACAGGCCACGTCGCTTTCTGCCTTCACCGCCGCGCTGGTGTTGACGTAACAGACCACCAGACAGTCGCCCAGGGCCTCCCTCTTAGCCCTTACTGCCTCCGGCGTGGCCATGTCGGCCATGGGGCAACCAGCATTGATATCGGGTAAAAGAACTACTTTGTCCGGGGAGAGGATGGCCGCCGTTTCCGCCATGAAGTGAACGCCACAGAAGACCAGAACTTTAGCGGGAGTCTCGGCCGCTTGGCGGGAAAGCTCCAAAGAGTCGCCTACGAAGTCGGCTATGTCCTGGATCTCCGGCCGCTGGTAGTAGTGGGCCAGGATGATAGCCTCTTTCTCCTGCTTGAGCCTCAGGATCGCCTCTTGCAGCTCCTTTACCTCATCGGCCAAAGTACACCATCTCCCCGGAAAGGCGCAAAGCCTAAAGTTTGCTTAGATTTTACGGAACGCAAACAATTACTGTCAAGCAACCACCCGGTTGCGCTCGTCTACCAGGACCACGCGCGGCTTCATCTTTCCGGCTTCCTCCTCGGTCACCCAGGCGTAGGCCATGATGATTACCTTGTCGCCGGGAACCGCCAGGCGGGCTGCCGCGCCGTTGAGGCAGACCACCCCTGAGCCCTCCGGACCGGGTATGACATAAGTCTCCAGCCGCACCCCGTTGTTGAGGTTAACCACCTGCACCTGCTCGTAAGGGAATATGCCTGCGGCCCGCATGAGGGCCTCGTCCAGAGTTAGGCTCCCCTGATAGTTGAGGTTGGTCTCCGTCACCGTGGCTCCGTGGATCTTGCTACGCAAGAGTACCAGTTGCATAGTTTACCCCTGCACCTCCACCAGGAGGTTGTCGATGAGGCGGGCCCGGCCGAAGTAGGCGGCCACCGCCAGGAGGTAGGTCATCCCCGGCAAAAGGACGGTCGCCGGCTCAAGGTCGGGCCAGCTCACAATCTCCGCATAATCGAGCCGGGCCAGAGGCTCCGCCTGGATGGTGCGGCTCAGCTTCTCTTGCAAGACACGGGCCTCTCTTTCTCCCGCCTTCACCGCCTCTTCGGCCTCCTTAAGGGCCCTAAAGAGCACCGTGGCCGCTTTTCTCTCTTCTGGGCTGAGGTAGGTGTTGCGGGAGCTCAGGGCCAGTCCGTCCGCCTCGCGCACCGTCGGATGCACCTTTATCTTCACCGGGAAGTTGAGATCCTCCACCATCCGCTTTATGACCGCCACCTGCTGGGCATCTTTAAGGCCGAAGTAAGCGCAGTCGGGGCATACGAGGTTGAAAAGCTTGGCCACCACCGTGGCTACCCCCCGGAAGTGCCCGGGGCGCGACCTGCCACAGAGCACCGAGGTTAGCTGCCCGGTAACCTCCACGTAGGTAGCAAAACCCGAAGGGTACATTTCCTCCACTGAGGGCGCGAAGAGAAGGTCGGCGCCGGCTTCTTCTACCAGCCTCCGGTCCCGCTCCAGGTCCCGGGGATATTCACGGTAATCCTCCCGGGGGCCGAACTGTAAAGGATTGACGAAGATGCTCACTACCACTCTATCCACTTCCTGGTCGGACCGCGCCTGGCGGATAAGGGCCAGATGCCCTTCATGCAGGAAGCCCATGGTAGGAACGAAACCTATTTTTTCCCCCCGGGCCTTGGTAGCCGCCACCCAGGAGCGCAGGTCCGAAAGTCGCTTTACCACCTTCATTCTTTCCCCTCCTTGAAGGCCCGGTACTCTTCTGGCGCCATGGAGAAAGAGTGCTCTGGCCCGGGAAAGACCCGGTTCTGCACCTCCTCCCGGAAGGCAGCCAGGGCCTTCTTTATCTCCTCCACCAGGTTGGCATAGCGCTTGACGAACTTGGGGGTAAAGCCTCCATACAGCCCCAGAAGATCGTGGGTGACCAGCACCTGCCCATCGCAATGGGGACCTGCCCCTATCCCTATAGTGGGCACGGGTAAAGAAGCGGTGATTTCCTGGGCCACCTCCTGGGGCACGCACTCCAGCACCAGGGCGAAGACCCCTGCCTCCGCTAGCGCCTGGGCATCGCGGATAAGCTTACGGGCTGCCGCCGCTTCCTTCCCCTGTACCCGGTACCCACCCAGCTGGTGGACGTACTGGGGAGTAAGCCCTATGTGCCCCATCACCGGGATGCCACTTTTAACTAAAGCTTCCACCGTAGGAGCAATCTCTTCTCCCCCCTCCAGCTTCACCGCTTCCGCCCCCGCCTCTTTTAGAAAGCGCCCGGCGTTCCTTATGGCCTCTTCTTTACTCACCTGGTAAGAGAGGAAGGGCATATCCCCAATTACCAGGGCCCGTTTTACCCCCCGCACCACTGCCCTGGTATGGTGCAACATCTCCTCCATGGTCACTGGCAGGGTGTTGGGGTACCCTAGCACCACGTTACCCACCGAGTCTCCTACCAGGATGGCGTCGATGCCCGCTTCGTCTACCAGGCGGGCCAAGGAGTAGTCGTAGGCGGTGAGCATGGTGATGGGGCGCTTCTCCATTTTCCAGCGCCTAAAATCGGCCGTGGTTACCTTGTTCACGCGTTTTTACCCCCTTCAAAGATCTCTTCCAGCGCCTGAACCTTCTCCTCCGCCAAGCCCCTATCCCGCGCTATCTTCAGGGTATAAAGACCCAGAACGCGGTAGATCTCCCACTCCTCAGGATTAAGAGCCGACTTGTGGCGCCTTATGGTCTCCTGGTCCCCCCGTGCCACCGGCCCGGTAAGAGCCCCTACGGTACCCAGCGCCAGAACGTTCCGCAGGGTCCCCTGGATGAGGGGAAGGAAAGCGGGCATTATCTGCTCCTCGGGCAGGCCAGCCCGCACGGCCAGCCTTTTCATGAAGTGCAAAAGACTTACCAGGTAGTTAGAGGCCGCACAGGCGGCGGCGTGATAAAGGGGTTTGTCGGCCGAGCGAAGGAGCCAGAAGGAACCCCTGAGATCGGCCACCAGGGTCCGGGCAAGCTCCTCGGCACGCTCATCTCCCTCGAACACGAAAAAGCTTCCGGCCAAGAGCTCTGCCGCCGTCTCCCGGTCGGCAAAGGATTGCAGGGGATGAAGAGAAAAGATGATGGCCCCCACCTCGGCGGCCGGCCGGAGTACCTCCGCCGGTAGGGAACCGCTGGCGTGGGCCACCCACTGCCCAGTGCGAAACCCTCCTTCCCGCGCTATCACCGCAGCCACTTCGGCAATGGCATCGTCCGGCGTAGTGAGAAAAACTAGTTCTCCTCTTTTAGCCGCTTCTACCGGATCCAGCACCGCCGCGCCTACCCGCCCAGCCAGATAACGGGCCGAAGAAAGGCTACGGCTGGCCACCGCTACTATTTCGTACCCCTGCGCTTTGAGACCCACCGCCAGAGCCGTGCCCACCCGCCCGGCTCCTACGATGGCTACTGCGGGTCGCTGCAAAGGTATCCCTCCTTAGAAGGAAGCTTGCGCGGAAAAACAAAAACCCTCCGGACGGTTGCCGGAAGGCTTCCTGACTTCCCCTACCGTCCGTCTCGGTCCTGAGCGGATCCAAGCGGCCTTAAAATTTCTTATGGTTTTAAACCAAATCGAGCTTTATTTCCGGTACGGCTCCGGAAACTTGCACGGATGCCGTCCTCAAGCGGTTTTATTCTATTCTATACCCAGCTTGTTCCGCAAGAGCTTGGAAAGGCTGAAGACCCGGCGGTGGGTCTCCGCGTCATAATACTTAAGACCAGGCGGCAACTCCCCCCGGGGACCAAGATCGGGCAAGCCTTTGAGGCAGACGAAAAATCCCCAAAGATCCTCAAAGGAAGGGACGTACTCGGCATAAGGAAAAACGAGAGGAAAAACCTGGCACAGAAGGCGGTAAAGGTGATCGAAGCCCGCGCTCCTGAGCCCCGAAAAGGCTGAGGTCCCCTGCACCGCCACCACCCCGGGGCTGGCCAAAGCTTGGTCCAAAAGCTGGTAAAAGTTCAGGTTATGGACGGTGCTGGCTGGACCCACTACGTCGTCAGTAACGTCCACTATGGCCACATCAAAAGGCTCCCCCCGGTAATCCTGCAGGAAACGGGCCACGTCGGTGAAGACCAACTCGACGCGCGGGTCATCAAGTGGCGTGCGTCCCAAGTATTCCTGGCAGAGCTCCACTACCTCGCGGTCTATGTCCACCGCCACCACCCGGCTGACGGAAGGGTAGCGCAAGATCTCCCGCACCACCTTTCCCTCACCGGTACCACAGATCAGCACCCGCCGGGGTGCAGGGTGGGCCAGCATCCCCGGGTGCACCAGGAGCTCGTGGTAGATAAACTCGTCTACTTCCGCCGACTGGATATCACCGTCCAGAAAGAGGCACCTTCCCCATCCCTCTATGTCCATTATCTCTAGCTTCTGGTAAGGGGTCTGCCGGGCCGCCAGGACGGACTTGACCTGGTAGACCCGGTACCCCCCTACGTCCGGCATCCAGTACCACTTGCCCGACGGATCAAGCCCCCACCTCTGCTTGGTCTCCTCCAAAATCTTTCCCCCTCCTCTCCAGCACTTGGGAGGCAGCCACCCGCGGGCACAAGGGGTCGGGCGCTAAAAGGTCGCCCTTCATGAGGTAGGCCCGCGCGAAGCAGCCGCCGGCGCATTCTTCCTTAACCGGGCAATCGAGGCAGGGAGAGGAAAGCTGGGGTTCTGCCAAAGCACGCACCAGGGGATGCTTGGCCTGCTTGGCCCAAACCCGCGCCAATCCTTCCCTCACATTGCCCAGTCTTACGTCCAGCACGTCGCAAAGGAGAACTTCTCCCGTCGGTCCCACGTCGAGCTCAGTGCAGGCCCGACAGCTGTAGTAGTAAACGTAAGGAGAACGGACGATAAGACCCGCGAAAGGCAGACACCACAGCCACACCGGGAAACGAAGCCTTTCCGCTTCTCTTTCCACTTCCCGCACCACCCGGCAAAGGGTAGGGCTCGTCAGGGCCATATCCTGCCTCGCCTTACCTGCCGGCATGACGGGAAGGTAGATGGCCGCCCGCGCACCCCAGGAAGAGGCTAGGTGGGGAAAAGCTGATGCCTCCGCCGCGTTATAGGTGCCCAGGGCCATGACCAGGTAAAACTTGACTCCCGCTCGTCTGAGCCTGGCCGCCGCCGCCTGCACCTTTTCCCAGGTTCCCCGGCCCCGCACCATCTCGTGCGTCTCCGCTTTGACCCCGTCCACGCTCAGATACACCTCTACGCCCAGGGCGGAAAGCCGCGCAGCTACTTCCTCGGTGCAGGCCAGGCCGTTGGTCACCACCGTGGTTCTTACCCCTCGGGCCCGGGAGCGCGCCATGAGCTGGAAGATGTCGGGACGTAAAAGTGCTTCACCCCCGGTGAACCCCACGTACTCCACTCCCATGTCCAGGGCTTCCTCCAGCATTCTTTCGGCGGTAGTGGTGTCGAGCTCCGGTTCAGAAGCGAAGCGCTTGGCTACGTAACAGGCGCGGCAGGAAAGGTTGCAGCGCGAGGTGATGAGCCATATGAGGCTGTCGGGAGTCTGCCACCGGGCAGTAGTGTTGTCCTCGTCCTCCTCGTCCACCATTTCACCCCCGAGATACTATAGCAAAGAGTCCCGCTTTTCAGCAACCGAGCCGCTGGTGCGCCTTCACTGCCTCCACTATCTTGGGAAGGATAATCCCTGCCTGGCCGCGGAGCACCACCGCTGCCCGGTCGTCGGCAGGAGTGGGCTCGCGGTTGACGATGATCAACTGTCGGGCGTAGTCCACCAGACTTGCCGCCGGGTAAACCGTGAGGCTGGAGCCCACCACCAGCAAGAGGTCGCAACCCTGGCGAAGGAAAATCGCCGCCCGGTGGAAATCGGGGGTCATGGGCTCGCCAAAAAGGACAACGTTCGGCCGCAATATTCCCCCGCACCCGCAGCGGGGAGGGAGGTCGTCTTTAGCCCAGGCCTCCTCGGCCAGGCTGAATGGGGCCGCGCGGCGGCAACGGGTACAGACAAGGTTCTCCAAATTGCCGTGCACTTCCCAGACCACCTGCGAGCCCGCCTTCCGGTGCAGGCCATCTATGTTCTGGGTGACCACCCCGCGCAGGATCCCCATCTTTTCCAGTTCCGCCAGGGCCCGGTGCGCCGGGTTGGGCTGGGCACGCCGGTAGTTCTGCCACATGGGAAGGAAAAAGCGGTAAAAGCGGGCCGGGTCGTGTAGAAAAGCCTCACCGGTGGCCAGGGCAAGGGCCTCCGGGTTGGACCACAAACCTGTCCCCGGCGAACGAAAGTCGGGGATGCCGCTTTCCGTGCTCACTCCCGCGCCAGTGAAAGCATAGGCCTTTTGGGCTTTAAGTAAAAGTTCGGCCGCACGGTCAATCTCTTTCCCATCCATACCCCTCCACCCTTTCTATTTCTTGTTCCTGCTCAAGTTTATCCGCCCACTCACGCGCTCCTTTACCGTTCGGCAACTTGAGCTCCGGCATAAGATCGGCCAGGGGAACTACCACAAAAGCCCGCTCGGTGAGGCGAGGATGGGGGAGAACCAGCTCCTCTGTTTCCACCGCGAGATCCTCGTAAAGAAGAAGGTCGAGATCGATAGGGCGGGGACCCCACCTTTCCTCGTTTTCCCGCCTACGCCCCAACTCCTTCTCTATTTCCAGCAGACTTGCCAGGAGGCCGAAAGGAGAAAGAAAGGTGGAAATGAGGGCCACGGTGTTAAAGAAATCGGGCTGATCCGTCTTTCCCCAGGGGGCAGAGCGGTAAAGGGGAGCCACTTTCTCCAGCTTTATCCCCGGAGTCCTACCTAAAGCCGAAAGCGCCGCCTTTAAGTTCTGGAGCCTATCCCCTAAGTTGCTCCCCAGTCCCACTAAAGCCTTAGCGGGCTTCACCTTCCGGTATCTGGCGATTTCCACTCCCACGCGCTCAAAATAGCCGGGCAGGGGGGCTCCCGGCTTTTCCACCCGCACCTTCACCCGCCGCACCAGCGGGAAAAAGGAGAGAAGCCTTTCCGCTACCGCCTCGGCCAGCGCCTCCAGCAAGAGGAAAGAGCGCTGGCCCACCACCTCCTCCACCACCCGGTAGGCTTCTTGGTAGTTGACCGTCAAATGAAGTTCGTCCTTTTTCCCGGCAGGCCGGAGATCGAGACAAAGCTCGACGTCCAGGCGAAAGTTCTGGCTGTATGTCTGCTCTTCCGGCAGAACCCCGTGCCGTCCCGGAAAGAGCAACCCCTCAAGGTAAATTTTATCTTTCAAGGCTTCTCCCCCTAACCAGAGCGTCGGTCATGCGCACCACCCGCACCATCTGCTTGACGTCGTGCACCCGGACGATATCGGCTCCTTTGACGATGCTCACCGCCACCGCCGCCGCCGTTCCTTCCAGCCTCTCCTCCACCGGCAGGTTAAGAACGTACCCTATAAAGGACTTGCGCGAGGGGCCGACGAGTATGGGCAACCCCAGGGACTTCAGTTCATCAAGCCGCCGCACCACTTCCAGGTTCTGCTCCGGGGTCTTGCCGAAACCTATGCCCGGGTCGAGGATGATATGCTCGCGCGGGATGCCGGAGGCCACAGCGTACTCCACTCGCTCGGCCAGGTGATCTATTATGTCCCCCATGAGGTCGCGGTACTGGGGAGTTGAAGGGTTGTGCATGAGCACCACCGGGGCCTCGTAGCGCGCTACCACTGCCGCCATATTGGGATCGGCTAGCGCCCGCTGGTCGTTGATGAGGTGCGCTCCACGCCGCAGGGCTTCCTCAGCCACCACTGCTTTGGAGGTATCGATGGAGATGGGGACGGGGACCTCCGGCAGAATAGCTTCCAGCACCGGAATAACCCGCCGCAATTCCTCTTCGGCCTCCACCGGTGTGTGCCCCGGCCGGGTGGACTCCCCACCCAGATCGATGATATCTGCTCCCTCTTCCACCATTTCCAAAGCCCGGGCCCGCGCCGCTTCTACCGTGTTGTACTTTCCTCCGTCGGAGAAGGAGTCTGGGGTGACGTTTAAGATCCCCATAATGAGCGTCCTTTCCCCCAACCGGAGTTCCCGACCCCGGCAATTGAGCCGGAAAGGATGGAACCCCTCAGCACTTTCTAGGACCTGGGCCAGCTTTTCCGCCAGCCGGGGCAGGCCAAAGGGCTGCTGCTTAAGCTTGGCAATTAACTGCCGGAACTGCTTGAGGGTGCCCAGGAGGAGGACATCGGTACGCTCTACGGTATAGGTTACAGTTCCCCGCGCCACCACCGCTTCTCCTCCCCGGGCCAGCATCTCCTGCTTGAGGATGTTGGCCTGTACCGGCGTAAGATCCCTCACTTTTACCGCCCGAAAGACCGCTTTAGGGGCCATGATCTTCTGCCCGGGCTCGTCAGCCCCGATCTTCCTTATCTCTTCCAGAGCCGTGGCCAGGTCAGGAATACTTATCACCCGCACCCGAGAAAAACCTCCCTTTCAAAGCAAAGGTCGCAGGAAGATGATGCCTCTTCCTGCGACCCTATTTTTAGCCGGAAAGCACCTGGATTCCTGCTAGCGCACCAGGGCGTTGTCCACCAGATCCATGAGGTACTTGATCTGGATGGACATCTTATACTCTCGCTTCATGTCGGTGAACTGGTCGAAGCAGTTGTGGCAGGGCGCCACCAGGATCTGGGCGCCGGTGCGCTCGATCTGCTGCTTCTTCAAGAGGGCCTTCTGCATGCGCACCCGCTTCTGGTCAAGCGCCAGGGCGCCACCCCCACCGCCGCAGCAGATGTTGTACTCCCGGTTGGGCCACATCTCTACGAAGTCCTCCGCCACCTGGCTCAGGACGTAGCGCTGCGGCTCCACCACGCCAGCCTTGCGCACGATGTTGCAGGGATCGTGCAGGGTGACGCGCTCTGGGTTCTTGCTCTTGTCTACCTTGATCCGGCCGTCCTTGATGATCTCCGCCAAGAACTCCACCATGTGCAGGATGGGATACTCGAAGGGCACCCAGTACTTGGAGCCAAAGACCAGAGCCCAGTACCCGTGGCCGCACTCGGTGCAGACCAGGCGTTTGCAGCCCAGCTCCTTGAAGGCATCTACGGTGAACTGCATGATCTTGGCAGCCATGTCGTCACGGCCGTCGAACAAGCCGAAGTTGGTGACATCGAAGGACTTGGTGGAGATGGTCCAGCTAACCCCCGCCGCCGAGAAGATCCGGTACATGGTCTTAAGCGCTTCGGGATAAACACCGATCTCACGCGGGTGCAGAAGGAGGAAGATTTCCGCACCCTTGACGTCCACCGGGAACTTGACCGAGTCGTCGCCCAGTTCGTCGCGCAGCTCCTCCTCCATCCACTCGACGGTCTCCACGAAGTCTTCCAGTGATACCCCCATCTGGTTGCCGGTGCGGATGTGAGTCTCGGTGGTCTCCTGTAGAGTGCCGGAAGCTTTGAGTCCGAACTTACCCCGGATGCAGCGGATCACGTTGGGCATGTTAATCCCCATGGGGCACTCCATGGTGCAGCGCCCGCACATATTGCAGAGCCAGACGAAAGGATCGTTTAACACCTCTTCCCTCAAGCCTAAAGCGATCTTGCGCATAAAGCGCCGCGGCTCCATGCCCTCAACCAGTCCCTTGAACTCGCAACCGGCATCGCAAGTGCCGCAGGAGAGACAATAGTTGAAGTCGAGCCGCGTCTCCTGGGGCACTATCTTCTGCGCTATCTCGTCACGGAAGGTAGGGTCGGCTACTTTACTTAACTCCAGTGCCATTTTAATCCCTCCAAAATGCCAGGCAAATTTTTAAGGAACCGGGGCTGCCGGACGGTTGCCGGCAACCCCGGTCGAACCTCTTATTTTCAGGATAGCAGCGCCTCGATCTCGGCGAAGATCTGCTCGTCAGTGAAGCCGCCCATGGTGATGGCCTTCGACGGGCAGGCAGCCGCGCACACGCCGCAGCCCTTGCAGACCGCCTCGTTGATCACCGAGACCTTGTTGACGTCGTCGAAGGAGATGGCGTTGTAGGGGCAGAGGTTCACGCATATGCGGCAGCCAGAGCACTTCGCCGGATCGACCTTGGAGACGATACCCCCGGCCAGGATGGCGTCCTTGGTGAGCACGGTGGCCGCCCGCGCCGCCGCCGCCTTGGCCTGAGCGATGGCTTCGTCTAGGAACTTGGGCGCATGGGCTAGGCCGCAGAGGAAGACGCCGTCGGTGGCGAAGTCTACCGGCCGGAGCTTCATGTGCGCCTCCAGGTAGAAGTCGTCCATGCCGCAGGTGACCTTGTAAAGCTGTCCCACTTCCCGCGCGTCCTCAGGCCCGAGCACGGCCGCACTCAGGGCCAGCACGTCGGCGTCGATGATCAGATCCTCCTTGAGGATAGGATCGAATACCGTAACTTTAAGCTTGTCACCCGCCACCTCTACCTTGGGCTTATTTTCTGGGTTGTAGCGGATGAAGACGATACCCTTCTCCCGGGCCTTAGTGTAAAGGTCTTCCTTGAAGCCGTAGGTGCGAATGTCGCGGTAGAGGATATAGACCCGGGCCTGCGGATTCTTCTCCTTGAACTTGAGGGCGTTACGTATCGACTCGGTGCAGCAGACGCGGCTGCAGTACATCCGGGGTTCCTCGC
It encodes:
- the folP gene encoding dihydropteroate synthase, translated to MRVISIPDLATALEEIRKIGADEPGQKIMAPKAVFRAVKVRDLTPVQANILKQEMLARGGEAVVARGTVTYTVERTDVLLLGTLKQFRQLIAKLKQQPFGLPRLAEKLAQVLESAEGFHPFRLNCRGRELRLGERTLIMGILNVTPDSFSDGGKYNTVEAARARALEMVEEGADIIDLGGESTRPGHTPVEAEEELRRVIPVLEAILPEVPVPISIDTSKAVVAEEALRRGAHLINDQRALADPNMAAVVARYEAPVVLMHNPSTPQYRDLMGDIIDHLAERVEYAVASGIPREHIILDPGIGFGKTPEQNLEVVRRLDELKSLGLPILVGPSRKSFIGYVLNLPVEERLEGTAAAVAVSIVKGADIVRVHDVKQMVRVVRMTDALVRGRSLER
- a CDS encoding (Fe-S)-binding protein, with the translated sequence MALELSKVADPTFRDEIAQKIVPQETRLDFNYCLSCGTCDAGCEFKGLVEGMEPRRFMRKIALGLREEVLNDPFVWLCNMCGRCTMECPMGINMPNVIRCIRGKFGLKASGTLQETTETHIRTGNQMGVSLEDFVETVEWMEEELRDELGDDSVKFPVDVKGAEIFLLLHPREIGVYPEALKTMYRIFSAAGVSWTISTKSFDVTNFGLFDGRDDMAAKIMQFTVDAFKELGCKRLVCTECGHGYWALVFGSKYWVPFEYPILHMVEFLAEIIKDGRIKVDKSKNPERVTLHDPCNIVRKAGVVEPQRYVLSQVAEDFVEMWPNREYNICCGGGGGALALDQKRVRMQKALLKKQQIERTGAQILVAPCHNCFDQFTDMKREYKMSIQIKYLMDLVDNALVR